The Thermoanaerobacterales bacterium genome contains a region encoding:
- the pth gene encoding aminoacyl-tRNA hydrolase codes for MIGLVVGLGNPGGAYVRTRHNVGFMVIDQLARMLRVSVSRRQGEALTGEAAVRGRRVLLAKPQTYMNLSGNAVGALSRRLRLLPEEILVVSDDMDLPFGRLRLRPGGGAGGHRGLVSIIEALGTDRFPRLRVGIGRGEEAVGHVLGGFTPAEDAVLDRVLETAARAVLTVCADGLDRAMNLFNRWGIEAEIQQ; via the coding sequence ATGATCGGCCTTGTTGTGGGGTTGGGCAACCCGGGCGGGGCATATGTGCGCACGCGGCATAACGTAGGGTTCATGGTTATTGACCAACTGGCGCGTATGCTCCGGGTTTCCGTTTCCCGGAGGCAGGGAGAGGCCCTGACCGGTGAGGCCGCCGTCCGGGGACGGCGGGTGCTCCTGGCCAAACCGCAGACCTACATGAACCTGAGCGGCAACGCCGTGGGCGCCCTGTCCCGGCGTTTAAGGCTGCTCCCGGAGGAGATCCTGGTCGTCAGCGACGACATGGACCTGCCGTTCGGGCGCCTGCGCCTGCGCCCCGGAGGGGGCGCGGGCGGCCACCGCGGCCTGGTCTCGATTATTGAGGCCCTCGGCACGGACCGTTTTCCCCGTCTGCGCGTGGGCATCGGGCGCGGCGAGGAGGCGGTCGGGCACGTCCTGGGCGGGTTTACGCCGGCCGAGGATGCCGTCCTGGACCGGGTGCTGGAGACGGCGGCGCGGGCGGTGCTGACGGTATGCGCCGACGGGCTGGACCGGGCGATGAACCTCTTCAACCGCTGGGGGATCGAGGCGGAAATCCAGCAATAA